One Kitasatospora sp. NBC_01287 DNA window includes the following coding sequences:
- the pruA gene encoding L-glutamate gamma-semialdehyde dehydrogenase, with protein sequence MDAVTKVPVPVNEPVRDYAPGSPERARLLRRLDELAAEPLALPMTIGGEQRFGSGPRIDVVQPHHHTAKLGVLGNATAQDAELAVGAALAAGPDWRRLSFDDRAAVFLRAAELLAGPWRETLAAATMLGQSKTVQQAEIDAPCELVDFWRFNVHFARQLLAEQPESAPGVWNRTDHRPLEGFVYAVTPFNFTAIAGNLPTAPALLGNTVVWKPAPTQTFAAHHLMRLLEAAGLPPGVINLVTGDGRALSQVALASPDLAGLHFTGSTATFRELWQTIGANLAGYRSYPRIVGETGGKDFLIAHPSADPAVLTCALIRGAFEYQGQKCSALSRAYLPRSLWTRIKDDLLAQVDALTVGDVTDLSNFMGALIDARAFARNRDAIDRAGRDPRVELVAGGQYDDAIGYFVRPTVLVSGESRNEIFSTEYFGPILAIQLYEDRRWSEALAAMDGDAPYGLTGAVIAQDRRAIAEALEALRFAAGNIYINDKPTGAVVGQQPFGGGRASGTNDKAGAAQSLLRWTSARSIKETFVPPTATGYPHLG encoded by the coding sequence ATCGACGCCGTGACCAAGGTGCCCGTCCCGGTCAACGAGCCGGTGCGCGACTACGCCCCCGGCAGCCCGGAACGCGCCCGGCTGCTGCGCCGGCTCGACGAGCTGGCGGCCGAGCCCCTCGCGCTGCCGATGACCATCGGCGGCGAGCAGCGGTTCGGCTCCGGCCCGCGGATCGACGTGGTCCAGCCGCACCACCACACGGCCAAGCTGGGGGTGCTCGGCAACGCCACCGCCCAGGACGCGGAGCTCGCGGTGGGCGCCGCGCTGGCCGCCGGGCCCGACTGGCGCCGGCTCTCCTTCGACGACCGGGCGGCGGTCTTCCTGCGCGCCGCCGAGCTGCTGGCCGGCCCTTGGCGCGAGACGCTGGCGGCGGCCACCATGCTCGGCCAGTCCAAGACCGTGCAGCAGGCCGAGATCGACGCGCCCTGCGAGCTGGTCGACTTCTGGCGCTTCAACGTGCACTTCGCCCGCCAGTTGCTGGCCGAGCAGCCCGAGTCCGCGCCGGGGGTGTGGAACCGCACCGACCACCGCCCGCTGGAAGGTTTCGTCTACGCGGTCACACCGTTCAACTTCACCGCCATCGCCGGCAACCTTCCCACCGCACCGGCCCTGCTCGGCAACACGGTGGTCTGGAAGCCCGCGCCCACCCAGACCTTCGCGGCTCACCACCTGATGCGCCTGTTGGAGGCGGCCGGACTGCCGCCCGGGGTGATCAACCTGGTCACCGGGGACGGCCGGGCGCTCTCCCAGGTGGCGCTGGCCAGCCCCGACCTGGCCGGCCTGCACTTCACCGGTTCCACCGCCACCTTCCGCGAGCTCTGGCAGACCATCGGCGCCAACCTGGCCGGCTACCGGAGCTACCCGCGGATCGTCGGCGAGACCGGCGGCAAGGACTTCCTGATCGCCCACCCCTCGGCCGACCCGGCCGTGCTGACCTGCGCGCTGATCCGCGGCGCCTTCGAGTACCAGGGCCAGAAGTGCTCCGCGCTCTCCCGGGCCTACCTGCCGCGCAGCCTCTGGACGCGGATCAAGGACGACCTGCTGGCCCAGGTCGACGCCCTCACCGTGGGCGACGTGACCGACCTGTCCAACTTCATGGGGGCGCTGATCGACGCCCGGGCCTTCGCCAGGAACCGGGACGCGATCGACAGGGCGGGGCGCGATCCGCGGGTCGAGCTGGTGGCCGGCGGGCAGTACGACGACGCGATCGGCTACTTCGTGCGGCCCACCGTGCTGGTCAGCGGCGAGAGCCGCAACGAGATCTTCTCGACCGAGTACTTCGGGCCGATCCTGGCGATCCAGCTCTACGAGGACCGCCGCTGGAGCGAGGCGCTGGCGGCCATGGACGGCGACGCGCCCTACGGGCTGACCGGCGCGGTGATCGCCCAGGACCGCCGGGCCATCGCCGAGGCGCTGGAGGCGCTGCGGTTCGCGGCGGGCAACATCTACATCAACGACAAGCCGACCGGCGCCGTGGTCGGCCAGCAGCCCTTCGGCGGCGGCCGCGCCTCGGGCACCAACGACAAGGCCGGGGCGGCCCAGAGCCTGCTGCGCTGGACCTCGGCCCGCTCGATCAAGGAGACCTTCGTCCCCCCGACCGCCACCGGGTACCCCCACCTGGGCTGA
- a CDS encoding NAD-glutamate dehydrogenase, with product MQTKLDAAKAELLVKAAAAAEHSQVGGAAPGEGLSNGALTAYLQHYYLHTAPEDLVDRDPVDVYGAAASHYRLGLKRPQGTAEVRVSTPTVDENGWSSGHTVVEVVTDDMPFLVDSVTNELSRQNRSIHLVIHPQLVVRRDITGKLLEILDIDACARSQAAGADWPADATVESWMHIEIDRESDRADLRQIESDLRRVLGDVREVVEDWAKMRASALRLADELAEQPPAHLPEQEVGESWELMRWLADDHFTFLGYREYDLVEHEGEEVLRAIPGTGLGILRSDPLSHDSDHHPVSESFGRLSAPVRAKAHEKKLLVLTKANSRSTVHRPSYLDYVGVKKFDADGNVVGERRFLGLFSSAAYTESVTRIPVVRRKVQEVVNASGFSAESHDGRDLLQILETFPRDEIFQTAAEELQQIATSVLYLQERRKLRLYLRQDEYGRYFSALVYLPRDRYTTRIRLRLMDILMQELNGAAIDYTVWSTESVLTRLHFVVRVAPGSELSELTEAEIERIEAKLAEAARFWMDGFNDQLLLELGEEKAADLGHKYANAFPDGYRADFSARTAVADLKQIESLHGEGDFRLNLYQPVGAGDDERRFKIYRVGGPISLTEVLPVLQRLGVEVLDEHPYALRRSDHTTAWVYDFGLKLREAAELTDEARERFQEAFAATWTGHAENDGFNGLILTAGLSWRQAVVLRAYAKYLRQAGSTFSQDYMEDALRNNAHTTRLLVNLFEARLSPSHQLGADELGEAILEELDGALDEVVSLDEDRILRSFLHLIKATLRTNFFQRAADGQWHPYVSMKFDPHAIPDLPAPRPAFEIWVYSPQVEGVHLRFGKVARGGLRWSDRREDFRTEILGLVKAQMVKNTVIVPVGAKGGFVAKQLPDPAVDRDAWLTEGISSYKTFISALLDITDNLVGGAVVHPVDVVRHDEDDTYLVVAADKGTATFSDIANGVAEQYGFWLGDAFASGGSAGYDHKGMGITARGAWESVKRNFRELGVDTQSEDFTVVGIGDMSGDVFGNGMLLSEHIRLVAAFDHRHIFLDPNPDAATSFAERRRLFDLPRSSWDDYDKALISAGGGVFPRTAKSIQLTAQVREALGIRTAKLTPAELMKAILQAPVDLFWNGGIGTYIKAERETNADVGDKANDAIRVNGSQVRARVIGEGGNLGCTQLGRIEYAQVGGPDGPGGTRSGGWIDTDAIDNSAGVDTSDHEVNIKILLNQVVAEGDMTVKQRNTLLAEMTEEVGKLVLRNNYAQNVVLANAVAQAHSMVNVHSRMLNRLEADGQLDRQLEFLPSERQLKERQQSGFGLTQPELSVLLAYTKITLADELLATGLPDDPYFRETLHLYFPTALRERFAEAVDNHALHREIITTLIVNDTINRGGCTFAFRLREETGATYEEIARTHTAARAVFGLEKIWDEVEGLDNRIPAETATRMRLHSRRLVERATRWMLNNRRQPLDIAETIAFFQQRVDHVWTSLPKPLRGEDLAWYEKIHAELTGAGVPEALATRVAGLSSTFPTLDVTEVAERSGKDVAEVADLYYDLGDRLGITHLLDRIIELPRIDRWSSMARTSIREDLFAAHAQLTEDVLACGPESATSEERFTAWAELNSTLLSRAQTTLDDIRGSDTYALSSLSVAMRVIRTLLRTGSMR from the coding sequence ATGCAGACCAAGCTGGACGCGGCCAAGGCCGAACTGCTCGTCAAGGCGGCCGCGGCCGCGGAGCACAGCCAGGTAGGGGGAGCGGCGCCCGGGGAGGGTCTGAGCAACGGCGCTCTGACCGCGTACCTGCAGCACTACTACCTGCACACCGCTCCCGAGGACCTGGTCGACCGCGACCCCGTCGACGTCTACGGGGCGGCCGCCTCGCACTACCGGCTGGGGCTGAAGCGTCCCCAGGGCACCGCCGAGGTCCGGGTCTCCACCCCGACCGTCGACGAGAACGGGTGGTCCAGCGGCCACACCGTGGTCGAGGTGGTCACCGACGACATGCCGTTCCTGGTCGACTCGGTCACCAACGAGCTGTCCCGGCAGAACCGGTCGATCCACCTGGTGATCCACCCCCAGCTGGTGGTGCGCCGTGACATCACCGGCAAGCTGCTGGAGATCCTCGACATCGACGCCTGCGCGCGCAGCCAGGCGGCCGGCGCCGACTGGCCCGCCGACGCCACCGTCGAGTCCTGGATGCACATCGAGATCGACCGCGAGAGCGACCGCGCCGACCTGCGCCAGATCGAGTCCGACCTGCGCCGGGTGCTGGGCGATGTCCGCGAGGTGGTCGAGGACTGGGCGAAGATGCGCGCCTCCGCGCTCCGCCTGGCCGACGAGCTCGCCGAGCAGCCCCCGGCCCACCTGCCCGAGCAGGAGGTCGGCGAGTCCTGGGAGCTGATGCGCTGGCTGGCCGACGACCACTTCACCTTCCTCGGCTACCGCGAGTACGACCTGGTCGAGCACGAGGGCGAGGAGGTGCTGCGGGCGATCCCCGGCACCGGCCTGGGCATCCTGCGCTCCGACCCGCTCAGCCACGACAGCGACCACCACCCGGTCAGCGAGTCCTTCGGCCGCCTCTCCGCCCCGGTCCGGGCCAAGGCGCACGAGAAGAAGCTGCTGGTGCTGACCAAGGCCAACTCCCGTTCCACCGTGCACCGTCCGTCCTACCTGGACTACGTCGGCGTGAAGAAGTTCGACGCCGACGGCAACGTGGTCGGCGAGCGCCGCTTCCTCGGCCTCTTCTCCTCCGCCGCCTACACCGAGTCGGTCACCCGGATCCCGGTGGTGCGCCGCAAGGTCCAGGAGGTGGTCAACGCCTCCGGCTTCTCCGCCGAGAGCCACGACGGGCGCGACCTGCTCCAGATCCTGGAGACCTTCCCGCGCGACGAGATCTTCCAGACCGCCGCCGAGGAGCTCCAGCAGATCGCGACCAGCGTGCTGTACCTGCAGGAGCGCCGCAAGCTGCGGCTCTACCTGCGCCAGGACGAGTACGGGCGCTACTTCTCCGCGCTGGTCTACCTGCCGCGCGACCGCTACACCACCCGCATCCGGCTGCGCCTGATGGACATCCTGATGCAGGAGCTGAACGGCGCGGCCATCGACTACACGGTCTGGTCCACCGAGTCGGTGCTGACCCGTCTGCACTTCGTGGTCCGGGTCGCCCCGGGCAGCGAGCTGAGCGAGCTGACCGAGGCCGAGATCGAGCGGATCGAGGCCAAGCTGGCCGAGGCCGCCCGGTTCTGGATGGACGGCTTCAACGACCAGCTGCTGCTGGAGCTCGGCGAGGAGAAGGCCGCGGACCTGGGCCACAAGTACGCCAACGCCTTCCCCGACGGCTACCGGGCCGACTTCTCCGCGCGCACCGCCGTGGCCGACCTCAAGCAGATCGAATCGCTGCACGGCGAGGGCGACTTCCGGCTCAACCTCTACCAGCCGGTCGGCGCCGGCGACGACGAGCGCCGCTTCAAGATCTACCGGGTCGGCGGTCCGATCTCGCTGACCGAGGTGCTCCCGGTGCTGCAGCGCCTGGGTGTCGAGGTGCTGGACGAGCACCCGTACGCGCTGCGCCGCTCCGACCACACCACCGCCTGGGTCTACGACTTCGGCCTCAAGCTGCGCGAGGCGGCCGAGCTGACCGACGAGGCCCGCGAGCGCTTCCAGGAGGCCTTCGCGGCCACCTGGACCGGTCACGCGGAGAACGACGGCTTCAACGGCCTGATCCTGACCGCCGGGCTGAGCTGGCGTCAGGCGGTCGTGCTGCGCGCCTACGCCAAGTACCTGCGCCAGGCCGGCAGCACCTTCTCGCAGGACTACATGGAGGACGCGCTCCGCAACAACGCGCACACCACCCGCCTGCTGGTGAACCTCTTCGAGGCCCGCCTGAGCCCCAGCCACCAGCTGGGTGCCGACGAGCTGGGCGAGGCCATCCTGGAGGAGCTGGACGGCGCGCTGGACGAGGTCGTCTCGCTGGACGAGGACCGCATCCTGCGCTCCTTCCTGCACCTGATCAAGGCCACCCTGCGGACCAACTTCTTCCAGCGCGCGGCGGACGGCCAGTGGCACCCGTACGTGTCGATGAAGTTCGACCCGCACGCCATCCCGGACCTGCCGGCCCCGCGCCCGGCCTTCGAGATCTGGGTCTACTCGCCGCAGGTCGAGGGCGTGCACCTGCGCTTCGGCAAGGTCGCCCGCGGCGGTCTGCGCTGGTCCGACCGGCGCGAGGACTTCCGCACCGAGATCCTGGGCCTGGTCAAGGCCCAGATGGTGAAGAACACCGTGATCGTCCCGGTCGGCGCCAAGGGCGGCTTCGTCGCCAAGCAGCTGCCGGACCCGGCGGTGGACCGCGACGCCTGGCTGACCGAGGGCATCTCGTCCTACAAGACCTTCATCTCCGCCCTGCTGGACATCACCGACAACCTCGTGGGCGGCGCCGTCGTCCACCCGGTCGACGTGGTCCGGCACGACGAGGACGACACCTACCTGGTGGTCGCCGCCGACAAGGGCACCGCGACCTTCTCGGACATCGCCAACGGCGTGGCCGAGCAGTACGGCTTCTGGCTCGGCGACGCCTTCGCCTCCGGCGGCTCGGCCGGCTACGACCACAAGGGCATGGGCATCACCGCCCGCGGTGCCTGGGAGTCGGTCAAGCGCAACTTCCGCGAGCTGGGCGTGGACACCCAGTCCGAGGACTTCACCGTGGTCGGCATCGGCGACATGTCCGGTGACGTCTTCGGCAACGGCATGCTGCTCAGCGAGCACATCCGGCTGGTGGCCGCCTTCGACCACCGGCACATCTTCCTGGACCCGAACCCCGACGCGGCCACCTCCTTCGCCGAGCGCCGCCGGCTCTTCGACCTGCCGCGCAGCTCCTGGGACGACTACGACAAGGCGCTGATCTCGGCCGGCGGCGGCGTCTTCCCGCGCACCGCCAAGTCGATCCAGCTGACCGCGCAGGTCCGCGAGGCGCTCGGCATCAGGACGGCCAAGCTCACCCCGGCCGAGCTGATGAAGGCGATCCTGCAGGCCCCGGTGGACCTGTTCTGGAACGGCGGCATCGGCACCTACATCAAGGCCGAGCGGGAGACCAACGCGGACGTCGGCGACAAGGCCAACGACGCGATCCGGGTCAACGGCAGCCAGGTCCGCGCCCGGGTGATCGGCGAGGGCGGCAACCTCGGCTGCACCCAGCTGGGCCGGATCGAGTACGCCCAGGTGGGCGGCCCGGACGGCCCGGGGGGCACGAGGAGCGGCGGCTGGATCGACACCGACGCGATCGACAACTCGGCCGGCGTGGACACCTCGGACCACGAGGTGAACATCAAGATCCTGCTCAACCAGGTGGTCGCCGAGGGCGACATGACGGTCAAGCAGCGCAACACCCTGCTGGCCGAGATGACCGAGGAGGTCGGCAAGCTCGTCCTGCGCAACAACTACGCGCAGAACGTGGTGCTGGCCAACGCGGTGGCCCAGGCGCACAGCATGGTGAACGTCCATTCGCGGATGCTCAACCGGCTGGAGGCGGACGGTCAGCTCGACCGCCAGCTGGAGTTCCTGCCCAGCGAGAGGCAGCTGAAGGAGCGCCAGCAGAGCGGCTTCGGGCTCACCCAGCCCGAGCTGTCGGTGCTGCTCGCCTACACCAAGATCACCCTGGCCGACGAGCTGCTCGCCACCGGGCTGCCCGACGACCCGTACTTCCGCGAGACCCTGCACCTCTACTTCCCGACCGCGCTGCGCGAGCGGTTCGCCGAGGCGGTGGACAACCACGCGCTGCACCGGGAGATCATCACCACCCTGATCGTCAACGACACGATCAACCGCGGCGGTTGCACCTTCGCCTTCCGCCTGCGGGAGGAGACCGGCGCGACCTACGAGGAGATCGCCCGCACCCACACCGCGGCCCGCGCGGTCTTCGGCCTGGAGAAGATCTGGGACGAGGTCGAGGGCCTGGACAACCGGATCCCGGCCGAGACCGCCACCCGGATGCGGCTGCACTCGCGCCGGCTGGTCGAGCGGGCCACCCGGTGGATGCTCAACAACCGCCGTCAGCCGCTGGACATCGCCGAGACCATCGCGTTCTTCCAGCAGCGGGTCGACCACGTCTGGACCAGCCTGCCCAAGCCGCTGCGCGGCGAGGACCTGGCCTGGTACGAGAAGATCCACGCGGAGCTGACCGGCGCGGGTGTGCCCGAGGCGCTGGCCACCCGGGTCGCCGGGCTCTCCTCGACCTTCCCGACCCTGGACGTCACCGAGGTCGCAGAGCGCTCCGGCAAGGACGTCGCCGAGGTCGCGGACCTCTACTACGACCTGGGCGACCGCCTGGGCATCACCCATCTGCTGGACCGGATCATCGAACTGCCGCGGATCGACCGCTGGTCCTCGATGGCCCGCACCTCGATCCGTGAGGACCTCTTCGCGGCGCACGCCCAGCTCACCGAGGACGTGCTGGCCTGCGGTCCGGAGAGCGCGACCAGCGAGGAGCGCTTCACGGCCTGGGCCGAGCTGAACAGCACGCTGCTCAGCCGGGCGCAGACCACGCTGGACGACATAAGGGGTTCGGACACCTACGCGCTGTCCAGCCTCTCGGTGGCCATGCGGGTGATCCGCACGCTGCTGCGCACCGGTTCGATGCGCTGA
- a CDS encoding FtsK/SpoIIIE domain-containing protein, whose product MQIRLTVLRPRAGAGVPAPATDVLVTAPVGTALGSLAVALAGAVGVRGARSATHVHLYAGARRIDERTPLGHPPLLNGAVLTLGEPDPDAAVPPDDGAAAAAVELRVVGGPDAGGVHRLHGSQVRVGRSSEADVPLDDPDVSRLHLSLQLAADGGVTVHDLGSTNGTSLDGRPLAEEPRPLPEGALLRLGESTVALAAAPAADQVRSTAPDGLGHLQVSPAPRPSRPGAPAAEPPAPPAAAGSGRTRSLLSRTLGRSPTPAAAPDTAQQHARARDRQAAARRERFPDPAGLLLSALGPGPRLWERLPAHPDALVVRLGTADVPAGPGTTPGAVLPAVPVTVDLRAVGSLGLTGPRERLLGLSRSLLAQLAVLHPPSGLSLVVVSADEEHEAEQRTADWGWSLWLPHLRPGQGQDCRLLVGLDQAQAQVRLAELADRPAEAGAQPLTVLLVDGDPGSEPARQALARLLRQGAAAGVFTICLAERPALLPRGLGADAAVTGEVATRLTVGIEGRAAEEVVLDAVSAAWAERLARALAPLREAAPVSRGPLPEALRLLDLLELDTVTPAKLSARWADLPSTAGTATALLGTTRDDLCTIDLAGAGLGEPQHLLVGGARGAGKSELLRTLVASLAVGERPDRLQVLLIGGRDDALAGCAELPHVTGRVEAAAEPRQALLTAEALQEELARREELFRDRSFPVWFAERALTARPAVIGPQRSAEQGARRPASASASTATATATATATVAGTATVVADALPARLVVVVDDYDALLAPTSPAGRPLARALGAVAQRGGRLGMHLVAATGRPELSAGSELDEAALWRIALRTDHPADSELLVHVDDAAALPEQTPGRGYLRRPDGAVLAFQTARVSGRIPRTATLRPTVVALDPAQLGAPPTRRPVRELGNGPTDLALLASALQRAAQG is encoded by the coding sequence ATGCAGATCCGGCTGACGGTCCTCCGGCCCCGCGCGGGCGCCGGCGTGCCCGCGCCCGCCACCGACGTCCTGGTCACCGCCCCCGTCGGCACGGCGCTCGGATCGCTCGCGGTGGCGCTGGCAGGCGCGGTGGGCGTGCGCGGCGCGCGCAGCGCGACCCATGTGCACCTCTACGCCGGGGCCCGGCGCATCGACGAACGCACCCCGCTCGGCCACCCCCCGCTGCTGAACGGCGCCGTGCTCACGCTCGGCGAGCCCGACCCGGACGCCGCCGTCCCGCCGGACGACGGGGCGGCCGCGGCCGCCGTCGAGCTGCGGGTGGTCGGCGGACCGGACGCGGGCGGCGTGCACCGCCTGCACGGCAGCCAGGTGCGGGTGGGCCGCTCCAGCGAGGCCGACGTCCCGCTGGACGACCCCGACGTCTCCCGGCTGCACCTCTCCCTCCAGCTGGCCGCCGACGGCGGTGTCACGGTGCACGACCTCGGCTCGACCAACGGCACCTCGCTGGACGGGCGCCCGCTCGCCGAGGAGCCGCGGCCGCTGCCCGAGGGCGCCCTGCTGCGCCTGGGCGAGTCCACCGTGGCGCTGGCCGCCGCGCCCGCCGCCGACCAGGTCCGCAGCACCGCGCCGGACGGCCTGGGCCACCTCCAGGTCAGCCCGGCGCCCCGCCCGTCCCGGCCCGGCGCGCCCGCCGCCGAACCGCCCGCGCCGCCCGCCGCCGCCGGGAGCGGCCGCACCCGCTCGCTGCTCTCCCGCACCCTGGGCCGCTCCCCCACGCCCGCCGCCGCACCGGACACCGCGCAGCAGCACGCCAGGGCCCGCGACCGCCAGGCGGCCGCCCGGCGGGAGCGCTTCCCCGATCCGGCCGGCCTGCTGCTCAGCGCGCTCGGCCCCGGCCCCCGGCTCTGGGAGCGCCTCCCCGCCCACCCGGACGCCCTGGTGGTGCGGCTGGGCACCGCCGATGTGCCGGCCGGCCCCGGCACCACCCCGGGCGCCGTGCTGCCCGCCGTGCCGGTCACCGTCGACCTGCGGGCGGTCGGCAGCCTCGGGCTGACCGGGCCGCGCGAGCGGCTGCTCGGCCTGTCCAGGTCGCTGCTCGCCCAGCTGGCCGTGCTGCACCCGCCGAGCGGCCTGAGCCTGGTGGTGGTCAGCGCCGACGAGGAGCACGAGGCCGAGCAGCGCACCGCCGACTGGGGCTGGTCCCTGTGGCTGCCGCACCTGCGCCCGGGCCAGGGCCAGGACTGCCGCCTGCTGGTCGGCCTCGACCAGGCGCAGGCCCAGGTGCGGCTGGCCGAGCTGGCCGACCGCCCGGCCGAGGCGGGCGCCCAGCCGCTGACCGTGCTGCTGGTGGACGGCGATCCCGGCTCCGAGCCGGCCCGGCAGGCGCTGGCCCGGCTGCTGCGGCAGGGCGCGGCGGCCGGCGTCTTCACGATCTGCCTGGCCGAGCGTCCCGCGCTGCTGCCGCGGGGCCTGGGCGCCGACGCCGCGGTGACCGGCGAGGTGGCCACCCGGCTGACCGTCGGCATCGAGGGCCGGGCGGCCGAGGAGGTCGTCCTGGACGCCGTCTCGGCGGCCTGGGCCGAGCGGCTGGCCCGGGCGCTGGCGCCGCTGCGCGAGGCCGCGCCGGTCTCCCGCGGGCCGCTGCCGGAGGCGCTGCGGCTGCTCGACCTGCTGGAGCTCGACACGGTGACCCCGGCCAAGCTCTCCGCCCGCTGGGCGGACCTGCCCAGCACGGCCGGCACCGCCACCGCCCTGCTCGGCACCACCCGGGACGACCTGTGCACCATCGACCTGGCCGGGGCCGGGCTCGGCGAGCCGCAGCACCTGCTGGTCGGCGGCGCCAGGGGGGCCGGCAAGAGCGAGCTGCTGCGCACCCTGGTGGCCTCGCTCGCCGTCGGCGAGCGACCGGACCGGCTCCAGGTGCTGCTGATCGGCGGCCGCGACGACGCGTTGGCCGGCTGCGCCGAGCTGCCGCACGTCACCGGCCGGGTGGAGGCCGCCGCCGAGCCGCGCCAGGCCCTGCTGACCGCCGAGGCGCTGCAGGAGGAGCTGGCCAGACGCGAGGAGCTGTTCCGCGACCGCTCCTTCCCGGTCTGGTTCGCCGAGCGCGCGCTCACCGCCCGGCCCGCCGTGATCGGGCCGCAGCGCAGCGCCGAGCAGGGCGCCAGGCGCCCGGCCTCGGCCTCGGCCTCGACTGCGACTGCGACTGCGACTGCGACTGCGACCGTGGCCGGCACCGCGACGGTGGTGGCCGACGCGCTCCCCGCCCGCCTGGTCGTGGTGGTGGACGACTACGACGCGCTGCTCGCCCCCACCTCCCCCGCCGGCCGCCCGCTGGCCCGCGCGCTGGGCGCCGTGGCGCAGCGCGGCGGGCGGCTGGGCATGCACCTGGTGGCCGCCACCGGCCGCCCCGAGCTGAGCGCGGGCAGCGAGCTGGACGAGGCCGCGCTGTGGCGGATCGCGCTGCGCACCGACCATCCGGCCGACTCCGAGCTGCTGGTCCACGTCGACGACGCGGCGGCCCTGCCCGAGCAGACCCCGGGCCGCGGCTACCTGCGCCGACCGGACGGCGCGGTGCTGGCCTTCCAGACCGCCCGGGTCAGCGGCCGGATCCCGCGCACCGCGACCCTGCGCCCCACCGTGGTCGCGCTCGACCCGGCCCAGCTGGGCGCCCCGCCGACCAGGCGGCCGGTGCGCGAGCTGGGCAACGGGCCCACCGACCTCGCGCTGCTGGCCAGCGCGCTGCAGCGGGCCGCCCAGGGCTGA